The DNA window TAGCTTTAAAACCCCTAGTGTTCAATTATTTTTAGCATTAGAAGAAGAATAAATTGTAGCCGTCGttctttaactttaactcaattggagcaatgatttcttaactaaaaattcattaccattggtccctcaattaatcaaaacttgcaactatggtccctcaactaaaaatcgaTTAccatggtccctcaactttaattcaattagaGAAATGGTCtcttaattttaactcaattataGCAATAGtttttccaacataactcgttttgacaaattttttgattCAGTTGACAAAAAtaaccataattacacactttgatgagttaagggaccctaattatataaatggttattccaacgtaacttattttgacaaaattttgacgaaattgatgaaaatgactatagctacacattttgataaattgagggaccaatggtaatgtatttgtagttgagggatcattgctccaatttgattaaagttaaagaaccattactccaatttgattaaagttgagggaccattgttacaatttactcGAAGAAATACGAAGAAGGGCTAGAAAAAATGAGTTAGAAATTGGAATGCATTCCCTCggtttaaggttttttttattttttatttttttgtatagcGCTTTCTATTTTTAACTGGTCTAAGATCCTGAGTGTTAATTTGCATGATCATGCAGAGCTTTTCACTGGACAGATGGAGCGGGAAGAAATGCTATATGATTGCTGCAAGGGCACTTTCGATCGTTTGGGGCGACACTCCTCAATACTGGGAATGGATTTCTCTCCCCGACTCGAGGTCTCAAATTTCgttcttcttcctttccaaggaattgttatcttattagcattccaaaatAGTCATTTTTTCTACACCCATTCCTCGGAATTGAGGATTGCAGATGATTTTTTTGGAGTGCGATAACGTTTTCATGTTTTTATTGCATAGACTATGTGTTATTGGTTGCTCAGAGATTAAATTTTGAGTATAAATTTAATTGTAATAAGCAAACAGGTTTGAGGAGGTGGCAAAgcttatgtgtgtgtgttggcTTGAAATCCGTGGCAAAATTGAGACACGGATGCTGTCCCCGGCCACCCTTTATAAAGCTTATCTTGTATTCAAGCCAACTACAGGGGCTTATGGATTTGACCAACAACCTGTGGAGGTCACAGTCGGTTTAATTGGGGAGGAGCCCACGAAAAACGAGGTGTTTTTGAACGCTCAGAGAGGCCTTGGTTCCCAAGGCCCCAGCTTTCCCTTGGCCGGGCCTCTGCGTATTAGCGTCTTCAACCGGAGATACATTGTGGGAGTCCAAGATTTTCAGCTCAGAGAGATCAAGGTCAATGAGGCCCAGTACCCGAAAGAGCGCAACGACGGGTGGCTGGAGATAGAGATGGGGGTGTTCTTCTGTGAGGGGGGTGAAGGTGGAGAGTTGGAGATGGCTTGCTTAGAGGTTAGGCGTATAAACTGGAAGGGTGGCCTCTTGTTTCAAGGGATTGAAATCAGGCCCAAAAGGATGTAGATATCAAGTGGCAGTAGATATTATCGTCTCtgtaatttcaaaaatattattGAGTTTGTAATTTAGAAC is part of the Malus domestica chromosome 12, GDT2T_hap1 genome and encodes:
- the LOC103414013 gene encoding putative F-box protein PP2-B12 — translated: MDLQALPEGCIATVVSLTTPRDAGTLSSVSRSFRSAAESDTVWDRFLPPDIHTILSSSSPSMSVHPPHVSPSSASKTKKELYLALCDNPVLIEQGKLSFSLDRWSGKKCYMIAARALSIVWGDTPQYWEWISLPDSRFEEVAKLMCVCWLEIRGKIETRMLSPATLYKAYLVFKPTTGAYGFDQQPVEVTVGLIGEEPTKNEVFLNAQRGLGSQGPSFPLAGPLRISVFNRRYIVGVQDFQLREIKVNEAQYPKERNDGWLEIEMGVFFCEGGEGGELEMACLEVRRINWKGGLLFQGIEIRPKRM